One Vigna unguiculata cultivar IT97K-499-35 chromosome 11, ASM411807v1, whole genome shotgun sequence DNA window includes the following coding sequences:
- the LOC114169750 gene encoding putative disease resistance RPP13-like protein 3 isoform X1: MAESVVTFVFDHLAQLAAREANLLYGVEDRVQSLQYELQMMKELLSSTKSKKGMEHTVLNQIRDVSHLAEDVIDTFVAKVAIYKRRSILGRMLRGFGQARLLRDVAEKIDKIKNTLNEIRDNKDKYDAFKENNNRSAAEEEEEEKRAQSVQKLRRNVEEEDVVGFVQDSKDVINRLLEGSLNRKALSIIGMGGLGKTTLARKVYNNTQVKKHFTCRAWVYVSNECRVREILLGLHKHLMPDFEQQSRSSKKGKKSSRDNSSLSEEELKILVRNDLEGERYLVVVDDLWKRQDWDAVQDVFPDNHRGSRILITSRLKEVALHAAHDVPHYLRFLNEEESWELFRRKVFRAEDYPSDLEAMGKQMVQSCRGLPLSIIVLAGLLANKEKSFREWSKVVGHVNWYLTQDETQVKDIVLKLSYDDLPRRLKPCFLYLGIYPEDMEIPVRPLLQKWVAEGFIQDTRNRDSDDVAEDYLYELMDRSLVQVAEVKTNGGVKVCHVHDLLRDLCISESKEEKVFEVCTDNNILIPVNSRRLSIHSNISHYISSSNNDHSCIRSLFFFGPRCYVHEKEWKCLLEGFKLVRVLEVGPTKCEKTPSNLREFIHLRYLRIDSCFVEFIPSSILNLWNLQTIDIVSGSYSPISFPVQMWKLKYLRHLNTSKPIKLRGNCSGSDEKIWNLQTISAILLNRQATTLIKKGAFPNLKRIGLKVDSAYKAELPKLLQSLQQSSHLNKLVISLQHRYTGVEECANESVETCNGCKPQELLQSLEQFNSLTVLKIENVLDLLTYALTFPPNVTELTFSRIKCITYVGMKCLGNHTKLKILRLLGDVISVDSFDLNCIAGSFPQLEVFDMEHLRVGKWKLGNGAMPRLQRLVIYYCDWLDDLPNQLWSLSHLRKVHIINPSEQITHRLRNLEINNEIQLVLCVEDYNEKVSKTLKHWERSII; encoded by the coding sequence ATGGCAGAGAGTGTAGTTACCTTTGTTTTCGATCACCTAGCCCAGCTTGCGGCACGCGAAGCTAATTTGCTGTATGGCGTGGAGGACAGGGTCCAGTCCCTCCAGTACGAACTTCAAATGATGAAAGAGCTGCTCAGTAGCACAAAGAGCAAGAAGGGAATGGAACATACAGTGTTGAACCAAATCAGAGATGTGTCCCACTTAGCTGAGGATGTCATCGACACATTCGTAGCCAAAGTTGCCATTTACAAGAGGAGATCCATTCTCGGGAGGATGCTCCGTGGCTTTGGCCAAGCGAGGTTGCTCCGCGACGTAGCCGAAAAAATAGACAAGATCAAAAACACTCTCAACGAAATACGCGACAACAAGGACAAATATGATGCTttcaaagaaaacaataatCGATCCGCCGCagaagaggaggaagaggagAAAAGGGCGCAATCAGTGCAGAAGCTAAGAAGAAATGTGGAGGAAGAAGATGTGGTTGGCTTTGTCCAAGACTCCAAGGATGTCATCAACCGACTCCTGGAAGGTAGTTTAAATCGTAAAGCTTTGTCTATCATTGGCATGGGGGGATTGGGGAAGACCACTCTTGCCCGAAAGGTCTATAACAACACCCAGGTGAAGAAACACTTCACGTGTCGCGCTTGGGTTTACGTGTCAAACGAATGCAGAGTTAGGGAGATTTTGCTTGGCCTTCATAAGCATTTGATGCCAGATTTTGAACAACAAAGCAGAAGCAGCAAGAAAGGTAAGAAAAGCAGTCGAGATAATAGTAGCTTGAGTGAGGAGGAGCTGAAGATACTGGTGCGGAACGACTTGGAAGGGGAAAGGTATCTTGTGGTGGTAGATGACTTGTGGAAAAGGCAAGATTGGGACGCAGTGCAAGATGTTTTTCCGGACAACCACAGAGGCAGCAGAATCTTGATCACCAGTCGTTTGAAAGAGGTGGCCTTGCATGCTGCCCATGATGTTCCTCACTATCTTCGATTCCTGAATGAAGAAGAAAGTTGGGAGTTGTTTCGCAGGAAAGTGTTTAGGGCTGAAGACTACCCTTCTGATTTAGAGGCTATGGGAAAGCAGATGGTTCAAAGTTGTCGTGGTTTGCCGCTCTCCATCATTGTCTTAGCAGGTCTACTAGCCAACAAGGAAAAATCATTTAGAGAATGGTCTAAAGTGGTGGGTCATGTTAATTGGTATCTCACTCAAGATGAGACCCAAGTGAAGGATATAGTTCTCAAACTCAGCTACGACGACTTGCCAAGGAGATTAAAACCGTGTTTCCTCTATCTTGGAATATATCCTGAAGACATGGAAATCCCTGTTAGGCCATTATTGCAAAAGTGGGTTGCCGAGGGTTTTATACAAGATACACGGAACAGAGATTCAGATGATGTTGCGGAAGACTACTTATATGAGCTCATGGATCGTAGTTTGGTCCAAGTAGCTGAAGTGAAGACTAATGGAGGTGTGAAGGTGTGTCACGTTCATGATCTTCTTCGAGATCTTTGCATATCAGAGAGTAAAGAGGAGAAAGTTTTTGAGGTTTGTACAGATAATAACATTCTAATCCCAGTAAATTCTCGTCGACTGTCCATTCACAGTAACATCAGTCACTACATTTCTTCAAGCAACAATGACCATTCATGTATTCGTTCCCTGTTCTTCTTCGGCCCACGTTGCTATGTTCACGAGAAGGAATGGAAATGTCTTTTGGAAGGTTTCAAATTGGTTCGAGTGTTAGAGGTTGGACCAACCAAGTGTGAAAAGACCCCTTCCAATTTAAGAGAGTTTATCCACTTAAGGTACTTGAGAATAGACTCATGCTTTGTTGAATTTATTCCATCTTCAATACTTAACCTTTGGAATCTGCAAACTATAGACATTGTTTCTGGGAGCTATTCTCCAATTTCTTTCCCTGTGCAAATGTGGAAACTCAAATATTTAAGGCATTTGAATACATCAAAGCCTATCAAGTTGCGAGGCAATTGTTCAGGATCAGATGAGAAGATATGGAATCTTCAAACCATCTCTGCCATTTTACTCAATAGACAAGCAACAACTCTGATAAAGAAAGGAGCATTCCCCAATCTTAAGAGGATAGGGTTGAAAGTGGATTCTGCATACAAAGCTGAATTACCCAAATTGTTGCAGAGCCTACAACAATCAAGTCATTTGAATAAGTTGGTGATTTCCCTCCAGCATAGATATACGGGTGTTGAGGAATGTGCTAATGAGAGTGTGGAAACATGCAACGGTTGCAAGCCACAAGAATTGTTACAAAGCCTTGAGCAATTCAATAGTCTAACTGTGTTGAAGATTGAGAATGTTTTGGACCTTCTAACCTATGCACTCACGTTTCCTCCAAACGTTACAGAGTTAACCTTCTCAAGGATTAAGTGCATTACTTATGTGGGGATGAAGTGTTTGGGAAATCACACCAAACTAAAAATTTTGAGACTTTTGGGAGATGTAATTTCTGTGGATTCCTTTGACTTGAACTGTATAGCAGGCAGCTTCCCACAACTGGAAGTGTTTGATATGGAACATTTGAGAGTTGGAAAGTGGAAATTAGGTAATGGTGCAATGCCGAGGCTTCAAAGACTGGTCATCTACTATTGTGATTGGTTAGATGATCTCCCAAATCAACTCTGGTCTTTGAGTCACTTGAGAAAAGTACATATAATCAATCCCTCTGAACAAATCACACACAGACTACGAAATTTGGAAATAAACAATGAGATTCAACTCGTCCTTTGCGTAGAGGATTACAATGAAAAAGTTAGTAAAACTTTAAAGCATTGGGAGAGAAGTATTATATAA
- the LOC114169750 gene encoding disease resistance protein RPP13-like isoform X2: protein MAESVVTFVFDHLAQLAAREANLLYGVEDRVQSLQYELQMMKELLSSTKSKKGMEHTVLNQIRDVSHLAEDVIDTFVAKVAIYKRRSILGRMLRGFGQARLLRDVAEKIDKIKNTLNEIRDNKDKYDAFKENNNRSAAEEEEEEKRAQSVQKLRRNVEEEDVVGFVQDSKDVINRLLEGSLNRKALSIIGMGGLGKTTLARKVYNNTQVKKHFTCRAWVYVSNECRVREILLGLHKHLMPDFEQQSRSSKKGKKSSRDNSSLSEEELKILVRNDLEGERYLVVVDDLWKRQDWDAVQDVFPDNHRGSRILITSRLKEVALHAAHDVPHYLRFLNEEESWELFRRKVFRAEDYPSDLEAMGKQMVQSCRGLPLSIIVLAGLLANKEKSFREWSKVVGHVNWYLTQDETQVKDIVLKLSYDDLPRRLKPCFLYLGIYPEDMEIPVRPLLQKWVAEGFIQDTRNRDSDDVAEDYLYELMDRSLVQVAEVKTNGGVKVCHVHDLLRDLCISESKEEKVFEVCTDNNILIPVNSRRLSIHSNISHYISSSNNDHSCIRSLFFFGPRCYVHEKEWKCLLEGFKLVRVLEVGPTKCEKTPSNLREFIHLRHCFWELFSNFFPCANVETQIFKAFEYIKAYQVARQLFRIR, encoded by the exons ATGGCAGAGAGTGTAGTTACCTTTGTTTTCGATCACCTAGCCCAGCTTGCGGCACGCGAAGCTAATTTGCTGTATGGCGTGGAGGACAGGGTCCAGTCCCTCCAGTACGAACTTCAAATGATGAAAGAGCTGCTCAGTAGCACAAAGAGCAAGAAGGGAATGGAACATACAGTGTTGAACCAAATCAGAGATGTGTCCCACTTAGCTGAGGATGTCATCGACACATTCGTAGCCAAAGTTGCCATTTACAAGAGGAGATCCATTCTCGGGAGGATGCTCCGTGGCTTTGGCCAAGCGAGGTTGCTCCGCGACGTAGCCGAAAAAATAGACAAGATCAAAAACACTCTCAACGAAATACGCGACAACAAGGACAAATATGATGCTttcaaagaaaacaataatCGATCCGCCGCagaagaggaggaagaggagAAAAGGGCGCAATCAGTGCAGAAGCTAAGAAGAAATGTGGAGGAAGAAGATGTGGTTGGCTTTGTCCAAGACTCCAAGGATGTCATCAACCGACTCCTGGAAGGTAGTTTAAATCGTAAAGCTTTGTCTATCATTGGCATGGGGGGATTGGGGAAGACCACTCTTGCCCGAAAGGTCTATAACAACACCCAGGTGAAGAAACACTTCACGTGTCGCGCTTGGGTTTACGTGTCAAACGAATGCAGAGTTAGGGAGATTTTGCTTGGCCTTCATAAGCATTTGATGCCAGATTTTGAACAACAAAGCAGAAGCAGCAAGAAAGGTAAGAAAAGCAGTCGAGATAATAGTAGCTTGAGTGAGGAGGAGCTGAAGATACTGGTGCGGAACGACTTGGAAGGGGAAAGGTATCTTGTGGTGGTAGATGACTTGTGGAAAAGGCAAGATTGGGACGCAGTGCAAGATGTTTTTCCGGACAACCACAGAGGCAGCAGAATCTTGATCACCAGTCGTTTGAAAGAGGTGGCCTTGCATGCTGCCCATGATGTTCCTCACTATCTTCGATTCCTGAATGAAGAAGAAAGTTGGGAGTTGTTTCGCAGGAAAGTGTTTAGGGCTGAAGACTACCCTTCTGATTTAGAGGCTATGGGAAAGCAGATGGTTCAAAGTTGTCGTGGTTTGCCGCTCTCCATCATTGTCTTAGCAGGTCTACTAGCCAACAAGGAAAAATCATTTAGAGAATGGTCTAAAGTGGTGGGTCATGTTAATTGGTATCTCACTCAAGATGAGACCCAAGTGAAGGATATAGTTCTCAAACTCAGCTACGACGACTTGCCAAGGAGATTAAAACCGTGTTTCCTCTATCTTGGAATATATCCTGAAGACATGGAAATCCCTGTTAGGCCATTATTGCAAAAGTGGGTTGCCGAGGGTTTTATACAAGATACACGGAACAGAGATTCAGATGATGTTGCGGAAGACTACTTATATGAGCTCATGGATCGTAGTTTGGTCCAAGTAGCTGAAGTGAAGACTAATGGAGGTGTGAAGGTGTGTCACGTTCATGATCTTCTTCGAGATCTTTGCATATCAGAGAGTAAAGAGGAGAAAGTTTTTGAGGTTTGTACAGATAATAACATTCTAATCCCAGTAAATTCTCGTCGACTGTCCATTCACAGTAACATCAGTCACTACATTTCTTCAAGCAACAATGACCATTCATGTATTCGTTCCCTGTTCTTCTTCGGCCCACGTTGCTATGTTCACGAGAAGGAATGGAAATGTCTTTTGGAAGGTTTCAAATTGGTTCGAGTGTTAGAGGTTGGACCAACCAAGTGTGAAAAGACCCCTTCCAATTTAAGAGAGTTTATCCACTTAAG ACATTGTTTCTGGGAGCTATTCTCCAATTTCTTTCCCTGTGCAAATGTGGAAACTCAAATATTTAAGGCATTTGAATACATCAAAGCCTATCAAGTTGCGAGGCAATTGTTCAGGATCAGATGA